A window from Intestinimonas massiliensis (ex Afouda et al. 2020) encodes these proteins:
- a CDS encoding phage major capsid protein has translation MDFIQKINDLRAQKADLLAKAETFAQEGNTEEINKISDQMKGINASIASYEALAEESRRNANPIDPSDPKDETGVTPKDERKAPCPFTSLGEQLQAIYKQQSQGIQDKRLAIVQDAAKGANEGVGSEGGFAVQEDFAGQILASAVQNSPLLQRLDSYTVGAASNSARWLQVDETDVSKSVFGGIQMYWVSEAHTVASSKPKFREVRMDLEKMMGLAYATDELLQDAPFMTGFFGNAFSLAADRLMTEGVISGDGAGKMTGILKSDALITVAKTTGQTAGTFTGDNAIKMLARSMPRNRDRLVWVMHPDLEEQLPYLSITSGGETKFLWNPEGGLGNFDTQRVLNKPVLFEDSCSALGSAGDILLIDPKEYMLLRKGTAKQDWSIHVEFLTDQQCFRFVFRCNGAPKINSPMTIKNSSKTRSPFVTLAART, from the coding sequence ATGGACTTTATCCAGAAGATCAACGACCTGCGGGCCCAGAAGGCGGACCTGCTGGCCAAAGCCGAGACCTTTGCCCAGGAGGGCAACACGGAGGAGATCAACAAGATCAGTGACCAGATGAAGGGCATCAACGCCTCCATCGCCAGCTACGAGGCCCTGGCGGAGGAAAGCCGCAGAAACGCGAACCCCATCGACCCTTCTGACCCCAAGGATGAAACGGGCGTCACCCCAAAGGATGAGAGAAAGGCCCCCTGCCCCTTTACCAGCCTGGGCGAGCAGCTCCAGGCCATCTACAAGCAGCAGAGCCAGGGTATCCAGGATAAGCGGTTGGCCATCGTGCAGGACGCAGCCAAGGGGGCCAACGAGGGCGTGGGCTCCGAAGGCGGCTTTGCCGTGCAGGAGGACTTTGCCGGGCAGATCCTGGCGAGCGCCGTGCAGAACAGCCCCCTGCTCCAGCGGCTGGACAGCTATACGGTAGGCGCGGCCTCCAACTCCGCCCGCTGGCTGCAGGTGGACGAGACCGACGTGTCCAAGTCGGTGTTCGGCGGCATCCAGATGTACTGGGTCAGCGAGGCCCACACCGTCGCATCCAGCAAGCCCAAATTCCGGGAGGTGCGCATGGATCTGGAGAAGATGATGGGCCTGGCCTACGCCACCGACGAGCTGCTCCAGGACGCTCCCTTTATGACCGGATTCTTCGGAAATGCGTTCTCCCTGGCGGCCGACCGGCTGATGACCGAAGGGGTGATCTCCGGCGACGGCGCGGGGAAGATGACCGGTATCCTCAAGTCCGACGCGCTCATCACCGTGGCTAAGACCACCGGACAGACCGCGGGCACCTTCACCGGCGATAACGCCATCAAAATGCTGGCGCGGTCCATGCCCCGGAACCGGGACCGGCTGGTGTGGGTCATGCACCCCGATCTGGAGGAACAGCTCCCCTACCTGTCCATCACCAGCGGCGGCGAGACCAAGTTCCTCTGGAATCCCGAAGGCGGCCTGGGCAACTTTGACACGCAGCGGGTGCTCAACAAGCCGGTGCTGTTTGAGGATAGCTGCAGCGCCCTGGGCTCGGCGGGCGATATCCTGCTGATCGACCCCAAGGAGTACATGCTGCTGCGCAAGGGCACGGCCAAGCAGGACTGGTCCATCCACGTGGAGTTCCTCACCGACCAGCAGTGCTTCCGCTTTGT
- a CDS encoding Clp protease ClpP: MDIPLRGELWDNDSTDILRWWGWRDITAPMDVAQALEQADGEEVTLLINSPGGSMAVGNEIRSMLRRYPGRTRALFQGYGASAATLAAAGCREIQSEPGALLCYHNPIGEQDGDYRDMELAAEGLKNARDCVLEVYTARKGCKPREDLMELMDKDIWISPTQALEYGLIDGIVPLEGEEPPGPGTMLAAAGRQIRLTAAMRQQYREHVAALRAAEQDKAVCAQALARVLAEM; the protein is encoded by the coding sequence ATGGATATCCCCCTCAGAGGCGAATTGTGGGACAACGACAGCACAGACATCCTGCGCTGGTGGGGTTGGCGGGACATTACCGCCCCCATGGACGTGGCACAGGCGCTGGAGCAGGCCGACGGAGAGGAGGTCACGCTGCTCATTAACAGCCCGGGCGGATCGATGGCTGTTGGCAACGAGATCCGCTCCATGCTGCGCCGGTATCCCGGCAGGACCCGGGCCCTGTTCCAGGGCTACGGCGCATCGGCGGCCACCCTGGCCGCGGCCGGATGCCGTGAGATTCAGAGTGAGCCAGGCGCCCTACTGTGCTACCATAACCCAATCGGGGAGCAGGACGGGGATTACAGGGATATGGAGCTTGCGGCTGAGGGTCTCAAAAACGCCCGGGACTGCGTACTGGAGGTCTATACGGCCCGAAAAGGCTGCAAACCCCGGGAGGACCTGATGGAGCTGATGGACAAAGACATCTGGATCAGCCCCACCCAGGCGCTGGAGTATGGACTGATCGACGGGATCGTGCCCCTGGAAGGGGAGGAACCGCCGGGGCCGGGGACCATGCTGGCCGCCGCCGGGCGGCAGATCCGCCTGACCGCTGCCATGCGGCAGCAGTACCGAGAGCATGTGGCGGCGCTTCGGGCCGCCGAACAAGACAAGGCAGTATGCGCCCAGGCCCTGGCCCGGGTGCTTGCAGAAATGTGA
- a CDS encoding phage portal protein — translation MLLSNSIRARPKASASYQEIAWDDVQTWFRTVFFSGEEYPDSRTGAERLSPIAAAHRIYTGAMSVLPYSLYQKNGDARIPQSDQALDYLLKVRANERMSPALCKKIIASNAFWHGTGYGWIVRDGLGRITDLIPLDASTCRIRWDGEARHYWYDFTVDELSITLAPSQLVIVFFDSYDGVHGRGVLDLARETIKADGSAQMYGRKFYQNGARMSGIVEVDADLGKDGRERIKKEFTRYAAGAEDAFKVAVLTRGYKYTPMGLSQKDSQYIESRSFSVEEVSRFTGIPAYMLQTGKQSYQSNEQQQLDFVENTLLPHVTAWEQEMSYKLIGGRRQEQGWYLRANVGVLLRGDNESRSRFYEKMIQNSVYCPDDCRAFEEKDPIPGGLGQKFLATKNLASLEAVVNGTAGEPVKP, via the coding sequence ATGCTTTTGTCCAACAGCATCCGAGCGAGGCCCAAGGCCAGCGCATCCTACCAGGAGATTGCTTGGGACGACGTGCAGACATGGTTCCGCACGGTGTTCTTCTCCGGCGAGGAGTACCCGGACAGCCGGACGGGAGCGGAGCGGCTGTCTCCCATCGCGGCGGCACACCGCATCTATACGGGGGCCATGAGCGTGCTGCCGTACAGCCTGTACCAAAAGAACGGAGACGCCCGCATTCCGCAGTCGGACCAGGCGCTGGACTACCTGCTGAAGGTTCGGGCCAACGAGCGCATGAGCCCGGCTCTGTGCAAGAAGATCATCGCATCCAACGCTTTCTGGCATGGGACCGGGTACGGCTGGATCGTCCGGGACGGGCTGGGACGCATTACGGACCTCATCCCGCTGGACGCCTCCACCTGCCGTATCCGATGGGACGGGGAGGCGAGGCACTACTGGTATGACTTCACGGTGGACGAGCTCTCCATCACTCTGGCGCCGTCCCAGCTCGTGATCGTGTTTTTCGATAGCTACGACGGAGTCCACGGCCGGGGCGTGCTGGACCTGGCCCGGGAGACCATCAAGGCTGACGGCTCGGCCCAGATGTACGGCCGTAAGTTCTATCAAAACGGAGCCCGAATGAGCGGTATCGTCGAAGTGGACGCCGATCTGGGGAAAGACGGCCGGGAGAGGATCAAGAAGGAATTTACCCGGTATGCGGCCGGGGCGGAGGACGCCTTCAAGGTGGCAGTGCTCACCCGTGGTTACAAGTATACCCCCATGGGCCTGAGCCAGAAGGACAGCCAGTATATCGAGAGCCGAAGCTTTTCCGTAGAGGAGGTATCCCGCTTTACCGGCATCCCAGCCTATATGCTCCAGACGGGAAAGCAAAGCTACCAATCCAATGAGCAGCAGCAGCTTGACTTTGTTGAGAACACTCTGTTGCCCCATGTGACGGCATGGGAGCAGGAAATGAGCTACAAGTTGATTGGCGGGCGTCGTCAGGAGCAGGGCTGGTATCTGCGGGCTAACGTGGGGGTACTGCTGCGGGGCGACAATGAGAGTCGAAGCCGCTTTTATGAAAAGATGATTCAAAACTCTGTGTACTGCCCGGATGACTGCCGGGCTTTTGAGGAGAAGGACCCAATCCCAGGTGGGCTGGGACAGAAGTTCCTGGCAACCAAGAACCTGGCATCCCTGGAAGCCGTGGTAAACGGCACAGCAGGGGAGCCGGTCAAGCCGTAA
- a CDS encoding terminase large subunit produces the protein MLTLAPGVEVPVPDDGAELRYSSEAVQDTVDFFSLLCYGQNEWAGKPFELQPWEMDAITQFYGVQTQDEDGSWVRYRRFLYDELPKKNGKTEFAAGLGLKHLLWDGEARPRVGVFSSDKENATQVYEAAKYMVEHTCLGQPEHDPIAWAVDSRKEIHTKYGGVMKIYSSDAETKHGYSFSCIIIDELHAQPNRRLWDVLISGSNAARRQQAVIVLTTAGDDPDRTSIGWEIHEQCRRILAWRAGRPERELDEDDPAWCPIMYGLSVLTGDDPDRIAALDIYDEQLWYLCNPGLGHNLKLRDFRAEARAAQKSEVKERLFRWLRLNQWISTKVVGWVPLTIYDKTQWNRPEWQGLSVLERRTAVRKRLRGKRCFGGLDLSKSTDLTAFVLLFPPQEGLETWVALFWAWVPLDDLEGREQRDGVPYGDWIRAQFLTGCPGDIIDYDRVEETIRQAARDYRMETLGLDPALSWTLSQRLMQAGEGERPLEVIEIPQTMMGMSPGMKEVERLLRKHEMLHEHNTCARWCFGNVRCATDGNENTKPMKNRSPGRIDITVAWIIAMAAALIKLRSGPGFDTAKLEEDWSL, from the coding sequence ATGCTTACCCTGGCCCCGGGCGTAGAAGTGCCCGTCCCGGACGACGGAGCGGAGCTGCGCTACAGCTCCGAGGCCGTGCAGGACACGGTGGACTTTTTCAGCCTGCTGTGCTACGGCCAAAACGAGTGGGCAGGCAAGCCCTTTGAGCTTCAGCCCTGGGAGATGGACGCCATCACCCAGTTTTACGGGGTGCAGACCCAGGATGAGGACGGCTCCTGGGTCCGTTACCGCCGTTTCCTTTACGACGAGCTGCCGAAGAAAAATGGAAAGACCGAGTTTGCCGCCGGCCTCGGCCTGAAGCATCTGCTCTGGGACGGGGAGGCCAGACCGCGGGTGGGCGTCTTCTCCTCGGATAAGGAGAACGCCACGCAGGTCTACGAGGCGGCCAAGTACATGGTGGAGCACACCTGCCTGGGCCAGCCGGAGCATGATCCCATCGCCTGGGCGGTGGACTCCCGGAAGGAGATCCATACCAAATACGGCGGCGTCATGAAGATCTACTCCTCCGACGCCGAGACCAAGCATGGATATTCCTTTAGCTGCATCATCATCGACGAGCTGCACGCACAGCCCAACCGGCGGCTGTGGGACGTACTGATTTCCGGCTCCAACGCTGCCCGGCGGCAGCAGGCGGTGATCGTGCTGACCACCGCCGGCGACGACCCGGACCGGACCAGCATCGGCTGGGAGATCCACGAGCAGTGCCGGCGCATCCTGGCCTGGCGCGCCGGCCGGCCCGAGCGGGAGCTGGACGAAGACGACCCTGCCTGGTGCCCCATCATGTACGGATTGTCGGTCCTCACCGGCGACGACCCGGACCGGATCGCTGCGCTGGATATCTACGACGAACAGCTCTGGTACCTGTGCAATCCGGGCCTGGGCCACAACCTGAAGCTCCGGGACTTCCGGGCTGAGGCCCGGGCGGCCCAAAAAAGCGAGGTTAAGGAGCGCCTCTTCCGCTGGCTTCGGCTCAATCAGTGGATCTCTACCAAGGTAGTAGGCTGGGTGCCGCTGACCATCTATGACAAAACACAGTGGAACCGGCCGGAATGGCAGGGACTGTCTGTGCTTGAGCGGCGGACGGCAGTCCGGAAGCGGCTGCGGGGCAAGCGGTGCTTTGGCGGGCTGGACCTGTCCAAGAGCACCGACCTGACGGCCTTCGTGCTGCTCTTCCCGCCCCAGGAGGGCCTGGAGACCTGGGTGGCGCTCTTTTGGGCCTGGGTCCCTCTGGACGACCTGGAGGGGCGGGAGCAGCGGGACGGAGTGCCCTATGGGGATTGGATACGGGCGCAATTTTTGACCGGATGCCCCGGCGATATCATCGACTACGACCGGGTGGAGGAAACCATCCGGCAGGCCGCCCGGGATTATCGCATGGAAACGCTGGGCCTTGACCCGGCGCTGTCCTGGACGCTGTCGCAGCGGCTGATGCAGGCCGGCGAAGGAGAGCGGCCCCTGGAGGTCATTGAGATCCCTCAGACCATGATGGGCATGTCCCCGGGCATGAAGGAGGTGGAGCGGCTGCTGCGCAAGCATGAGATGCTCCACGAGCACAACACCTGCGCCCGCTGGTGCTTTGGCAATGTACGCTGCGCCACCGACGGCAATGAGAACACAAAGCCCATGAAAAACCGAAGCCCGGGGCGGATCGATATCACGGTTGCCTGGATCATCGCCATGGCGGCCGCACTGATCAAGCTGCGCAGCGGCCCTGGCTTTGATACCGCCAAGCTGGAGGAGGATTGGAGCCTATGA
- a CDS encoding phage terminase small subunit P27 family, translated as MSGTRQTLEVLEGSGKKHLTKKEKGERAAAEVRAEVPKQIRPPEYLPEALKKEFRALGGKLKEAGLLTVLDYDTLARYLLAKQSYLAATQEVLKIQRGRTEAGKRVIDMEALDGATRVQDRFFKQCRGAANDMGLTVTSRCRLVLPPGAGGKAPEENPFERMMRERMHRA; from the coding sequence ATGTCCGGAACACGGCAGACACTGGAGGTGCTGGAGGGTAGTGGGAAAAAGCACCTGACCAAAAAAGAAAAGGGCGAGCGGGCAGCCGCCGAGGTCCGGGCCGAGGTCCCGAAGCAGATCCGGCCGCCGGAGTACCTGCCGGAGGCCTTGAAGAAGGAATTTCGGGCCTTGGGCGGCAAGCTGAAGGAGGCCGGGCTCCTGACTGTTCTGGATTACGACACCCTGGCCCGGTACCTGCTGGCCAAGCAGAGTTATCTGGCCGCCACGCAGGAGGTGCTGAAAATCCAGCGGGGACGGACGGAGGCCGGAAAGCGGGTGATCGACATGGAAGCCCTGGACGGGGCGACCCGCGTTCAGGACCGATTCTTCAAGCAATGCCGTGGAGCGGCCAACGACATGGGCCTGACCGTCACCAGCCGGTGCCGCTTGGTGCTGCCGCCGGGCGCGGGTGGAAAGGCGCCGGAGGAGAACCCATTTGAGCGGATGATGCGGGAGCGGATGCACCGTGCCTGA
- a CDS encoding ParB/Srx family N-terminal domain-containing protein, whose translation MARGKKTPAVRVACRGDVMKRVEEIVPYARNAKIHSEDQIARLRASLREFGFVRPLLIDAQGNLLAGHGTLEAAKAEGMTEVPCNLVEGLTDAQRRAYILADNKLAELAAWDEAMVGLELEGLEELGFDLTLTGFTPEDIQIDEVAAPEETAEDEASPKLRKRYTCPQCGCEFDAK comes from the coding sequence ATGGCCAGAGGAAAGAAAACACCAGCGGTGCGCGTTGCCTGCCGTGGCGACGTGATGAAGCGCGTGGAGGAGATCGTCCCCTACGCCCGTAATGCCAAGATTCACAGCGAGGACCAAATTGCCCGGTTACGGGCCAGCCTGCGGGAGTTCGGCTTCGTCCGTCCACTCCTCATCGACGCCCAGGGTAATCTGCTCGCCGGGCACGGGACCCTGGAGGCCGCCAAGGCTGAGGGCATGACGGAGGTGCCCTGCAATCTGGTGGAGGGGCTCACCGATGCACAGCGCCGGGCCTACATCCTGGCTGACAATAAGCTGGCTGAGCTGGCCGCCTGGGACGAGGCCATGGTCGGTCTGGAACTGGAGGGGCTGGAGGAGCTCGGGTTTGACCTGACGCTCACGGGCTTCACCCCGGAAGACATCCAGATCGATGAGGTTGCGGCACCGGAGGAGACCGCCGAGGACGAGGCGTCTCCAAAGCTCCGCAAACGCTACACCTGCCCGCAGTGCGGGTGTGAGTTCGACGCAAAATAG
- a CDS encoding HNH endonuclease → MALKPLRPCRHPGCHMLTRDGYCPAHKPKQAQRRESAEWHWMYFTPEWTDMLRPGQLLLEPFCRECARRGLRTPATRVDHKDPHRGDWAKFTDPSNLQSLCERHHNQKTALEMAERQRKLRQK, encoded by the coding sequence ATGGCCTTAAAGCCGCTCCGGCCATGCAGACATCCTGGTTGCCATATGTTGACCCGAGATGGGTATTGTCCAGCCCATAAGCCCAAGCAGGCACAGCGCCGCGAAAGTGCCGAGTGGCACTGGATGTACTTCACCCCGGAGTGGACCGACATGCTCCGGCCGGGCCAGTTGTTGCTGGAGCCATTCTGCCGCGAGTGTGCCCGGCGCGGCCTGCGGACTCCGGCGACACGGGTGGACCACAAGGACCCACACCGTGGGGACTGGGCGAAATTCACTGACCCGAGTAATTTGCAGAGCCTGTGCGAACGCCATCATAACCAGAAGACGGCTCTGGAAATGGCCGAAAGACAGCGTAAATTGCGCCAAAAGTAA
- a CDS encoding cysteine-rich KTR domain-containing protein, translating to MCPVCGKGKVLKLLDHTIAHDLPVYCRRCGKESIVNIEAPEPASHETSA from the coding sequence ATGTGCCCTGTCTGCGGAAAGGGCAAGGTCCTGAAGCTCCTGGACCACACCATCGCCCATGATCTTCCGGTGTATTGCCGGAGGTGCGGAAAAGAAAGCATTGTGAATATCGAAGCGCCTGAGCCAGCGTCCCATGAGACCAGCGCCTGA